The following DNA comes from Vibrio gigantis.
ACATTTAATGTTTAGCAAAAATCTAGGTGATTATGAATTTGATCCTCAAAAACGCACGAGTGGTCTCCATGAGTTCGGGAACCGATGGTTATCAGCCGTCTTCCCCTCAAGATATCGTTATCGAAAGCGGTAAAATCGTGTCCATGTCTCGTTCAAACCACGAAGCACTTGCTTCTGAATTAGAGCAATCGAGCTTTGATGATTCTTTGGATTACGTCACCTATGACTGCAAGAACAAGCTAGTAACACCTGGATTAATTGATTGCCACACTCACCTCGTATTTGCGGGTAATCGGGCCAATGAATTTGAGCAACGTTTGAATGGTGTGTCTTACACCGACATCGCCAAGCAAGGCGGCGGTATTCTAGCGACAGTCACCGCGACACGAGCAGCGCAAGAGTCTGAACTGGTTGAAATGGCATTACCGAGACTCGATGGCCTACTAAGAAGTGGCGTAACCAGCATCGAAGTAAAATCGGGCTATGGTTTAACGCTTGATGATGAGCTCAAGATGTTACGCGCAGCGAAAGCGTTGGAGAATCACCGCCGTATTAAGATCACCACCACTCTCCTTGCAGCACATGCTGTACCGCCTGAATATAAAGAGCAACCGGACAGCTATATCGATCTGGTTTGCCAAGAGATCATTCCTAAAGCGGCCGAACAAGGCCTAGCCGATGCGGTCGACGTATTCTGTGAATCTATCGGCTTCAACCTAGAACAAACCGAACGTGTATTTGCAGCAGCCAAAAAGCATGGGCTGGCGATTAAAGGTCATACTGAACAACTTTCTAATTTGGGTGGCAGTGCGCTTGCTGCGAAGTACGGCGCTCTTTCTGTCGACCATGTTGAATACTTAGATGAAGCCGGAGTCAAAGCACTCGCAGAGTCAGGAACAGTCGCTACGTTGCTTCCCGGTGCTTATTATTTTTTGAAAGAGACTCAACAGCCGCCAATTGCCCTACTTCGTGAACACAACATTCCAATGGCAATCGCGACCGACTTAAACCCCGGCACTTCTCCTTTTGCTGATTTAACGCTGATGATGAACATGAGCTGCACGCTATTTGGTACGACTCCCGAAGAAGCGTTGCGCGGGGTGACTTGTCATGCTGCCGCTGCCATTGGCGACTCACAAACCAAAGGCAAAATCGAAGTGGGTTATGCCGCTGATTTGGCTATCTGGAATATCGAGCACCCTGCTGACTTAAGCTATCAAGTCGGTGTTCCTCATCTTCATAAACGTATTGTTAATGGTGAGGTGTGTCATGACTCAATCTAAGTCCAACGGCATTCAAAAGAACACAATAACCGTGCATGATTTTGTATGGAGTGGGCGTAATGATCTTGAAGATGGCGCACTTGGCACACGCGTACATCACATTACCAAACAAGTGCAAAGTATTGATTTAAGTAACGAGCTTACTGATGACGCTATCGCTTTGGTTGGCTTTGCCAGCGATGCTGGCGTTGCCAGAAATAAAGGGCGCGTGGGCGCGAAGCAAGCACCTAATTTGATTCGCCAAGCGTTGGCGAATATGGCTTGGCACAGCGATACACACATCGCTGATCTTGGCGATATCGAGTGCAATGATGGCCAGCTCGAAGTCAGCCAAAAACAGTGTGCATCTGTGATTGCTAATGCTTTATCAACCAACAAAGTGATTACCCTTGGCGGTGGTCACGAAGTGGCTTGGGCATCATTCCAAGGCCTCGCTGAGCACCTAAATAAAATTCAACCAAAGCGCAAACCTAAAATAGGCATCGTTAACTTTGATGCTCACTTTGATCTTCGTGAATTTGAAAGCGACATCGCTGACGTCAAACCAAGCTCAGGCACACCGTTTAACCAAATAAGTGACTACTGCCAAACGCATCAATGGCCGTTTCATTACGCTTGTCTTGGTGTGAGTGCTGCTAGCAATACCAAAGCGCTGTTTAACAAAGCCGACCAACTGGGCGTTTGGTATGAACACGACCGCAACATGACCCAAGTAAACCAAATCGCTCAACTGGTTAAGTTGCAAAAATTCATCGCTGAGTGCGATTACCTCTATCTCACCATTGATCTTGATGTTTTCCCCGCAGCTACGGCGCCGGGCGTAAGCGCACCAGCAGCAAGAGGCGTGAGTTATGAGGCGATCGCTCCTTTTTTAGAACAGATTTTCAAACACAGTGAAAAACTTATTATCGCGGACATTGCGGAATACAACCCAGACTA
Coding sequences within:
- the hutI gene encoding imidazolonepropionase, which gives rise to MNLILKNARVVSMSSGTDGYQPSSPQDIVIESGKIVSMSRSNHEALASELEQSSFDDSLDYVTYDCKNKLVTPGLIDCHTHLVFAGNRANEFEQRLNGVSYTDIAKQGGGILATVTATRAAQESELVEMALPRLDGLLRSGVTSIEVKSGYGLTLDDELKMLRAAKALENHRRIKITTTLLAAHAVPPEYKEQPDSYIDLVCQEIIPKAAEQGLADAVDVFCESIGFNLEQTERVFAAAKKHGLAIKGHTEQLSNLGGSALAAKYGALSVDHVEYLDEAGVKALAESGTVATLLPGAYYFLKETQQPPIALLREHNIPMAIATDLNPGTSPFADLTLMMNMSCTLFGTTPEEALRGVTCHAAAAIGDSQTKGKIEVGYAADLAIWNIEHPADLSYQVGVPHLHKRIVNGEVCHDSI
- the hutG gene encoding formimidoylglutamase, producing the protein MTQSKSNGIQKNTITVHDFVWSGRNDLEDGALGTRVHHITKQVQSIDLSNELTDDAIALVGFASDAGVARNKGRVGAKQAPNLIRQALANMAWHSDTHIADLGDIECNDGQLEVSQKQCASVIANALSTNKVITLGGGHEVAWASFQGLAEHLNKIQPKRKPKIGIVNFDAHFDLREFESDIADVKPSSGTPFNQISDYCQTHQWPFHYACLGVSAASNTKALFNKADQLGVWYEHDRNMTQVNQIAQLVKLQKFIAECDYLYLTIDLDVFPAATAPGVSAPAARGVSYEAIAPFLEQIFKHSEKLIIADIAEYNPDYDVDGQTARLAARLCWDIASAMASD